The following DNA comes from Mucilaginibacter jinjuensis.
GATAATATTCCATAGCGGTTGCTGCAGATAGTAATAACATCATGCATTGGTCGCCCAATGTTTCTTTGGTTAAGTACACTAATTTTTTACCAATACCTTCTTTTTGATACTCCAGTTTTACCGCTAAATCGGCCAGGTAACTGCTATAGTAAAAGTCGGTTAAGGTACGCGATACCCCTACCAGCAGATCGCCATCCCAGGCGGTAATTACCAGGTTGGAGTTTTCGTAGATCTTACCAATCCGCTCCGCGTCATCTGTAGGGCGTTTCAGTCCGGCACTATTATATAAATCGATAATTTGTTGTGTGGTAGGCTTAACATCGGTTTTGTAGGTGATATTCATATTCGTTAGGTTATTCTGGTTTTCTATCTGTTGTTATACCCACGCGGTTCCAGGCATTCATGGCAATAACAGCCATCATTACTTCTGTAGTATATTGTTGGCCAAGCAGGTTAATAGCATTATCGTAAACCGCATCACTTACACCAGTGCTTATCAGTGTTATAGCTTCGGCTAAAGCTAATATAGCCTGTTCTTCTGCCGTAAAAAAATCAGTATCCCGCCAAACAGCTAATAAATGGATCCGCTGACCGCGTTCGCCATACGATAAAGCATCTTTAATATGCTTATCGAGACAGTATGCACACCCATTAATTTGCGATATTCTGATCTTGATAAGTTCCGCATGAGTTTTAGTCAGTGAGCTTTCGGCCAAATAACGTTCGAAGGCCATCATGGTATTAAATGCTTTTGGATCGACCTCTCTAAGTATTTTACGTTTAGACATGTATTAATTATTGATGTATATACCAAACATACGTGCCGTCAGGACTACCTATATCGTCCAGAATTAAAAAACAAGATAGTCCAGCTATCTTATAATTCCTTATTTTCTTCATAAGAAAATATTGATATATTTGAGTTAGTGTATTCTGCACTAAAAACCTGAGTTATTTTAATATTGATGATTGCTGTGAGAGATAAGTTATTGCTATGCATTGCATTGCTATTTACTGTAGTTAGTGTACGGGCGCAAGGTAACCAGTTTCAGTTCTCGCACCTCGATATTAATAATGGCCTTTCTCATAACCAGGTAAACTGCATTTTAAAAGACAAAATGGGCTTTATGTGGTTCGGCACTGCATCTGGCTTAAATAAATACGATGGTTATAAGTTCAAAGTTTTCAAACATTCGGTAAGCGATACCACCAGCCTTGATGATGATTTTATTATCAGCATGGCTGAAGGCCCCGACAATAAGCTTTGGGTACAAACACGTAACGGCTTCAACATTTACGACCCTGCCACAGAAAGATTCAGCCATAATGTTAGAGGGTATTTAAAAACCATAAACATACCTGATTCATACCTTGCATTTTTAAGAAGCGATAAGCAAGGTAATTATTGGTTTCTGCATGTTAACCAGGGGATATGGCTTTATAACCCTTTATTGCACCAAACCATACACTTTAAGCATACCGCAAATAGCACATCCATCCATGCCAATTCGGTGGCCGATATGTCGCAGGATTCTAAAGGCAATATCTGGCTGGCTTACGCCGATGGTATGCTCGAGAAACTCGATCCGCATAAAAACTACCAGGTTGTTTACCGCTCGCAATTGTTTAGCGCATTGCCGGCTGGGGTTAATAACAGTTACAAAATTTTTATAGATAAACAGGATGATATCTGGGCCTTTGTGCCCTCCTATTCATCAGGCGTATATTACTTTAACCCGGTTAAAAATATTTGCAGGCATATTGATAAGGGGGCTGGCAATACGCATTTGAATACAGATGTGATATCAAACGTAATTCAGCAAGATAAAAATCACATCTGGGTTGCTACCGACCATGGCGGCATAAACATTCTTGATAAAAGGGATTTTACCATCACCTACCTCCTTAACCGCGAGGACGATAATAAAACCATCGCCCAAAACACCACGGTAGTTATTTATAAGGACGATACAGATATCATCTGGATAGGTACCTACAAGCACGGTATCAGCTATTACCACCCAAATATTATTAAGTTTACGCATTACACGCACCACCCCTCCGATCCAACAAGTATCAGCTTTAGCGACATTAACTGCTTTGCCGAAGACCAGTTACACAACCTTTGGATAGGCACCAACGGCGGCGGATTAATTTACTTCGACCGCAAAAGAGGTACGTTTAAAACTTACCTGCACGATACCAATAATAAAAACAGCCTCACCAATAATGTAATTGTGTACATGTACCTGGATCACGACCAGAAACTGTGGATTGGTACTTATTTTGGTGGAATGGATTGTTTTGACGGCAAAACCTTTACCCATTACAAACACAGCAATAACCCCAACACTATATCGGAAGACCGGGTTTGTGCCATTTACGAAGACTCCGGGCATCATATATGGGTTGGCACCCTGGCCGGTGGTTTGAACGAGTTTGACCGGGAAACCGGGAAATTTTATAACAAGATCACCAATAAACCAGATGGTATCCACTCCAACTATGTGAGCGCTATTTTAGAAGACAGGCAGAAAAACCTGTGGGTGGTAACCTCTTATGGGGTAGATGTATTGCTTAAGAAAACTGGCAAGTTTATGCACTATATCCATGATGAGCATAACCCTAACAGCCTGATTAATAATAACACTAATAATATTTTACAGGATAGCCGTGGCTTAATCTGGATTAGTACCCGCGAAGGCATCAGCATTTTTAACCCGGCCACAGGTAAGTTCACCAATATTTACAAACAGGACGGCCTGCCTGACAACACGGTTATTGATATGCACGAAACCGACAGGCATACGGTTTGGGTGAGTACCACAAACGGGCTTTCTAAAATCATGATATCGCAGATAGGCGGTGCGTTAAAGTTTCATTTTCTCAATTACAATGAAAGCGATGGTTTGCAGGGGCACGAGTTTAATGAAAACTCATCCTACAAAACCAGGGCAGGGGAACTGGTATTTGGTGGCGCCAACGGCTTTAACCTGTTTAAGCCTTCGGAAATGTATATGAATACCGATGTGCCGAAAATTTTGTTTACAGATTTCAATGTATTTAACCAGCAGGTTGGTGTTGGCGAGAAAGTAATGGGTCGGGTGGTTTTACCAAAATCTATCACCGGGTCAGACTCTATCGAGTTAAAATACAATGTCAACGTATTCTCCATCACATTTGCAGCGCTTAATTACTTTAGCCCCGATAAGGTAAAGTACCAATATATGATGAGTGGCTTCGACAAAAACTGGATCAATGCTGATAACAAGATCCGAACAGCTACCTACACCAATCTCGACCCTGGCGAATACACATTTAAAGTACGTGCCACCAATAACGATTACTGGAATAATAAAGTAAAAATATTACATATCAGCGTATTGCCCCCTTTCTGGAAAACAACCTGGGCTTATTTATTTTATACGCTTGCTTCTATCGGTCTGTTGTTCTTCATTCGCAAACGTGGTATTGATAAATTGAAACTACAGTTTACCATTGAAAAAGAACGTGAAGAAGCCCGCCGCATGCACGAATTGGATTTAATGAAGATCAAATTCTTTACCAATGTAAGCCACGAGTTCCGTACGCCGTTATCACTCATTATGGCCCCGGTTGATAAGCTGATGAAACAAGCCAAAGATGCCGATCTGCAACGCCAGTTAGAACTCATTAACCGCAATGCTAAACGCCTGCTGCACATGGTAAACCAGTTGCTCGATTTCCGCAAAATGGAATATCAGGAATTGCAGCTGCATACCAAAACGGGCAATATCATCCGGTATATTAAAGACCTGTGCGATTCGTTTAATGACATTGCATATCAAAAAAGCATCGTTTTTATATTTGATAGCGAGGTTGATCAATTTTACACCCCATTCGATCATGATAAAGTTGAGCGCATTATATTCAATCTGCTTTCAAACGCCTACAAGTTTACACAGACAGGCGGCCAGGTTAGTGTATTGCTTAATTTGATACCCGATGAAGAAGAAACTGATTCATTTACACTCGAAATTAAAGTGATGGATACCGGTATTGGTATCCCGGCCGAAAAACAGCACCGCATTTTCGAACCTTTCTTTCAGAATGACATACCAGGTTCTATGCTTAACCAGGGCAGCGGCATTGGCTTATCAATCAGCAAAGAATTTGTGAAGCTACATAATGGTGAAATTTCTGTGGAGAGCGAGCCTGGACAAGGCAGTTGCTTTACCGTAAGCCTGAAATTGGTACAGGCTGATGATTCTTTATTAGTTGACCTGCCCCTGGAAATTGTACACGAGGATATAGAACTTATAGAACCATATCATTTTATCCCAGAACAACCCGAAAGCAAGAAAGAACGTAAAGACACCAAAAAACTCACCGTATTATTGGTAGAAGATAATGAAGATTTCAGGTTTTATTTAAAGGATAACCTGAAAGATTCTTTCAACATCATCGAAGCAGAAAACGGTAAGAAAGGTTGGCAGAAAGCCCTCGCCCAGCACCCAAACCTGATTGTGAGCGACATCAGTATGCCCGAAATGAATGGCAGTGATTTATGCATCAAGATCAAGAATGATCCACGTACCACGCACATCCCGGTGATTCTGCTTACCGCACTTACCGGCGAAGAACAACAATTGAAAGGCCTGGAAACCGGTGCTACGGATTACATGACCAAGCCGTTCAATTTCGAGATCCTGCAATCCAAGATCCGCAACATCCTGTATCAGCAGGAAACCATGCGCAAAACCTATCAGAAACAGGTAGAAGCCAACCCAACCGAAATGCAGGTTGAATCGCCGGACGAATTGTTTATTAAAAAAGTACTGGTACTGATCGATAACAATATATCGAACCCTAATTTCTCGGTAGAAGAACTCAGCTCGGAAATGTATGTGAGCCGGTATACTCTTTACAAAAAGATCCTGACCCTAACCGGCAAAACACCTAACGAACTGGTACGCTCTATGCGGATGAAACGAGCCGTGCAATTGCTGGAAAGCGGACACTTAACCATCTCACAAATTTGCCACAAAGTAGGCTTCAAGAGCCAAAAGTATTTTGTAAAATTATTTAAGGCCGAGTTTAACACCATTCCATCCAAATACCTCGAAAGCGTTGAACAGGAGTAAGCTTTAAAAGCGCGATTTTCGGGCCTCAAATGTCATCATATTTTAACATGGGCAATGTTTAAATATGCTTAGGTATTGTTTAAATAATACCAAAAGGGTACACATTTGTGTCTATCCAACACCTTATTATTAGTTTAATAAATTGAAAATCAATATATTAAACAAAGTTGACATTTGTACCCCTATTTTTACACAACCTAAAATTGTATAACCCATAGTTTTAGTGATGAATTACGAACCGTTTATCCTCTTGTAAACTTATTCTTATTTAAAACCGTCGTTAATGGCAACCGTCAGCCCTTTTGTGGAATCGATTGCATATATCACGTTTATGACAAGAAATGGGTCTTCAACCGGAAGAGAAATAGCTCGTAAGCCAATTAAAAATCAATTATCAACTAAGTTAAATTATGGGAAAATTTTTACGAATAGCATTGCTGTTTGTTTTCTGCATGTACCTATGCTCCTCAGTCAGGGCACAAGGCAATGCCACCACAATCAGAGGAACCGTGTACGACGACAAGGGCATTGCCCTACCGGGCGTAACCGTTACTATTAAGAACAGTAAAGGCAACGGTATTACAGGGGTAGACGGTAGGTACAGTATCAATGTACCCGCAACGGCCCAAACACTTATTTATACATTTATTGGTATGCAACGCCAGGAAGTGGCCATCAACGGGCGTACCACCATAGATGTAACTTTAAAAACAACCTCCACTACCCTATCAGATGTGGTTGTAGTAGGTATCGGCTACGGTACCCAGAGAAGGCAGGATATTAACGGTGCCATTTCATCGGTATCAGCCGCGCAAATTGCCGACATTCCGCAACCCAGCGTTGACCAGATGCTGCAAGGTAAAGCTGCGGGTATCACCGTAACTCAAAACTCAGGCGCACCGGGTAGCTCAACCTCAATTCACGTTCGTGGTATTACATCATTTGGCGCAAGTGAGCCTTTGTATGTAATTGACGGGGTTGAGATACAGGGTAACGCCGGTACACAAGCCTTAAACTCGCCGGGTAGCAGTAACCAGGAAGTAAGCGTGAGCCCATTGGCTATGCTTAACCCTACAGACATTGCATCAATCGACATTTTGAAAGATGCTTCTGCTACCGCAATTTACGGTAGCCGTGGTGCCAACGGTGTAATTATCATCACCACCAAAAGAGGAAAAGCAGGCCAGGCACATATCACTTATGATGGTTATGCTGGCTGGCAGCAACAAGGTAAGTTTTTAGATATGATGAACTTACAGCAATACGCCACTTTAGAAAATCAGTTAGCAGTTGCTTATCGGATAACCCCGCGGTCTGAATTTGCTGACCCTAGCATTTTAGGCCCGGGTACCGATTGGCAGAAACAGATTTTCAGCACAGCTTTTATGCAGAACCACAATATCTCTGTATCAGGCGGTACTGATAAATCAGACTATTATGTATCTGGCGGTTATTTAGACCAGGATGGTACCATTTTAGGTTTTAACTTTAAGCGTTACTCATTCCGTGGCGTAGTAAATTCACAAGCTAAAAGCTGGTTAAAAATCGGTTCAACCTTTGGGGCAAGCCGCAGCGAGCAACACATGTCGTTAGGTGATAACAGCGGTATTATTTATAATGCCTTGTTAGCTGCTCCAGATCAGGCGGTGTACAATGCTGACGGAAGCTTTGCAGGCCCTTACGTAACACCCGAAGGTACCCGCGAAGGTGGTTTAAACCCAATTCAGCAGGCATCAGCTGTTAGCAATACCTTAACCCGCAGTAATGTAACCGGTAATATGTATGCCGAAATCAAATTCTTTAAAGATCTGACCTTAAGATCTGAAATTGACGGCGATTTTAACTGGAGCAACGCACAAACGTTTAATCCTACTTATAGCTACGGGGCTACAGGTACACCAACACAGTACCTGATCAGCAACCCAACGGCTACGTTAAACCGTTTAATTGGCAACAGTACTTACTGGAGCTGGAAAGAATATTTTAATTACAACCACACCTGGGGACGCCACTCGTTATCAGCATTAGC
Coding sequences within:
- a CDS encoding GNAT family N-acetyltransferase, coding for MNITYKTDVKPTTQQIIDLYNSAGLKRPTDDAERIGKIYENSNLVITAWDGDLLVGVSRTLTDFYYSSYLADLAVKLEYQKEGIGKKLVYLTKETLGDQCMMLLLSAATAMEYYPKIGMDAVTNGFIINRKQ
- a CDS encoding carboxymuconolactone decarboxylase family protein; its protein translation is MSKRKILREVDPKAFNTMMAFERYLAESSLTKTHAELIKIRISQINGCAYCLDKHIKDALSYGERGQRIHLLAVWRDTDFFTAEEQAILALAEAITLISTGVSDAVYDNAINLLGQQYTTEVMMAVIAMNAWNRVGITTDRKPE
- a CDS encoding hybrid sensor histidine kinase/response regulator transcription factor, with translation MIAVRDKLLLCIALLFTVVSVRAQGNQFQFSHLDINNGLSHNQVNCILKDKMGFMWFGTASGLNKYDGYKFKVFKHSVSDTTSLDDDFIISMAEGPDNKLWVQTRNGFNIYDPATERFSHNVRGYLKTINIPDSYLAFLRSDKQGNYWFLHVNQGIWLYNPLLHQTIHFKHTANSTSIHANSVADMSQDSKGNIWLAYADGMLEKLDPHKNYQVVYRSQLFSALPAGVNNSYKIFIDKQDDIWAFVPSYSSGVYYFNPVKNICRHIDKGAGNTHLNTDVISNVIQQDKNHIWVATDHGGINILDKRDFTITYLLNREDDNKTIAQNTTVVIYKDDTDIIWIGTYKHGISYYHPNIIKFTHYTHHPSDPTSISFSDINCFAEDQLHNLWIGTNGGGLIYFDRKRGTFKTYLHDTNNKNSLTNNVIVYMYLDHDQKLWIGTYFGGMDCFDGKTFTHYKHSNNPNTISEDRVCAIYEDSGHHIWVGTLAGGLNEFDRETGKFYNKITNKPDGIHSNYVSAILEDRQKNLWVVTSYGVDVLLKKTGKFMHYIHDEHNPNSLINNNTNNILQDSRGLIWISTREGISIFNPATGKFTNIYKQDGLPDNTVIDMHETDRHTVWVSTTNGLSKIMISQIGGALKFHFLNYNESDGLQGHEFNENSSYKTRAGELVFGGANGFNLFKPSEMYMNTDVPKILFTDFNVFNQQVGVGEKVMGRVVLPKSITGSDSIELKYNVNVFSITFAALNYFSPDKVKYQYMMSGFDKNWINADNKIRTATYTNLDPGEYTFKVRATNNDYWNNKVKILHISVLPPFWKTTWAYLFYTLASIGLLFFIRKRGIDKLKLQFTIEKEREEARRMHELDLMKIKFFTNVSHEFRTPLSLIMAPVDKLMKQAKDADLQRQLELINRNAKRLLHMVNQLLDFRKMEYQELQLHTKTGNIIRYIKDLCDSFNDIAYQKSIVFIFDSEVDQFYTPFDHDKVERIIFNLLSNAYKFTQTGGQVSVLLNLIPDEEETDSFTLEIKVMDTGIGIPAEKQHRIFEPFFQNDIPGSMLNQGSGIGLSISKEFVKLHNGEISVESEPGQGSCFTVSLKLVQADDSLLVDLPLEIVHEDIELIEPYHFIPEQPESKKERKDTKKLTVLLVEDNEDFRFYLKDNLKDSFNIIEAENGKKGWQKALAQHPNLIVSDISMPEMNGSDLCIKIKNDPRTTHIPVILLTALTGEEQQLKGLETGATDYMTKPFNFEILQSKIRNILYQQETMRKTYQKQVEANPTEMQVESPDELFIKKVLVLIDNNISNPNFSVEELSSEMYVSRYTLYKKILTLTGKTPNELVRSMRMKRAVQLLESGHLTISQICHKVGFKSQKYFVKLFKAEFNTIPSKYLESVEQE
- a CDS encoding SusC/RagA family TonB-linked outer membrane protein, which translates into the protein MGKFLRIALLFVFCMYLCSSVRAQGNATTIRGTVYDDKGIALPGVTVTIKNSKGNGITGVDGRYSINVPATAQTLIYTFIGMQRQEVAINGRTTIDVTLKTTSTTLSDVVVVGIGYGTQRRQDINGAISSVSAAQIADIPQPSVDQMLQGKAAGITVTQNSGAPGSSTSIHVRGITSFGASEPLYVIDGVEIQGNAGTQALNSPGSSNQEVSVSPLAMLNPTDIASIDILKDASATAIYGSRGANGVIIITTKRGKAGQAHITYDGYAGWQQQGKFLDMMNLQQYATLENQLAVAYRITPRSEFADPSILGPGTDWQKQIFSTAFMQNHNISVSGGTDKSDYYVSGGYLDQDGTILGFNFKRYSFRGVVNSQAKSWLKIGSTFGASRSEQHMSLGDNSGIIYNALLAAPDQAVYNADGSFAGPYVTPEGTREGGLNPIQQASAVSNTLTRSNVTGNMYAEIKFFKDLTLRSEIDGDFNWSNAQTFNPTYSYGATGTPTQYLISNPTATLNRLIGNSTYWSWKEYFNYNHTWGRHSLSALAGREVWESQYDNVPLSGSNFIAGNNVQSIALANSVASSIPENKNSQVMESYLARVIYTFNNKYSVTANIRSDKTSNFAEGHQTGYFPGVAASWRLSDESFMSGIKDVVNNIKIRGGYGTTGNSNVPTYVYGAGLKAVPTAFGTGYIVANVANPNLKWETAIQKDIGVDFTLFNRIDGSFDYYDKTSKNFLFQKPLPNFLLGGPNEYGDNPAGIAAPYINAGEIGNKGIEVTLNSRNISTKNFKWNTTLTFSHYVNKVLSLNGAPAINQSITTAYVTLPVTSTIVGAPIGEFYGYKVQGVVKTQAQLQYLATHPQNVAGFNQVVTNDPSNQQSIWLGDLQYEDTNHDGKVDANDRVPLGNPNPTFTYGFTNTFNYKDFDLSIFFYGSYGGKILNVLEYQTSGLASMYQNQLASAINYWSPTNPNSNIPAPRSGITNPNLVMSDRFLESASFLRLQNVRLGYNLPARWATKIDVTNLKVYVSGQNLFVITKYPGLDPEVGSFNQNPTLMNLDLGRYPAPRVWTVGVNVQF